In Paenibacillus sp. BIC5C1, a genomic segment contains:
- a CDS encoding helix-turn-helix transcriptional regulator: MIESMKEDHHEFLDIIFFTPSEFEKAGGAWPIRIGRNIAKSNYHIGPRTTPFHYLIFVLEGEGTFIQNGHRYSLRARDAFCLYPQVTHEYWSDPKESLHKIFIAFDGKHAAELLARIGLTPDAPHRSGVLTPETASGMRAFMEEVRKPQGGASDLGRLTRFLGLFDRIAKSPTTRVLQPDTATPWLQKGKEYMDIHFAGGITVEGVSSHAGVDRTHFAKQFRKAYGLSPVQYIQRLKMNQAKRLLVQTPLTLTEVAHSVGYPDLFSFSKAFKKQVGLPPNRYRTAENNKNKN, encoded by the coding sequence ATGATCGAGAGCATGAAGGAGGACCACCACGAGTTTTTGGATATTATTTTTTTTACTCCGTCTGAATTCGAGAAAGCCGGTGGAGCTTGGCCGATTCGAATTGGCCGTAATATAGCCAAGAGCAATTATCATATTGGCCCTCGAACGACGCCTTTTCATTATTTGATTTTTGTTCTGGAGGGCGAGGGAACGTTCATCCAGAACGGACATCGTTATTCCCTGCGTGCCCGTGATGCTTTCTGCCTGTATCCACAGGTTACCCATGAGTACTGGTCCGACCCGAAGGAATCTTTGCACAAAATTTTCATTGCCTTTGATGGAAAACATGCAGCTGAACTTTTGGCACGAATCGGGCTTACGCCGGACGCGCCGCATCGTTCAGGTGTACTCACGCCGGAGACGGCAAGTGGCATGCGTGCTTTTATGGAAGAGGTTCGCAAACCTCAGGGAGGCGCAAGCGACCTGGGACGACTTACCCGTTTTCTCGGATTGTTTGACCGCATTGCCAAATCCCCCACTACCCGAGTGCTTCAACCAGACACTGCTACACCATGGCTGCAAAAGGGCAAGGAGTACATGGATATTCACTTTGCCGGCGGTATTACCGTGGAAGGTGTATCTTCACACGCAGGCGTGGATCGGACCCATTTTGCCAAACAATTCCGCAAAGCCTACGGCCTGTCCCCTGTCCAATACATTCAACGTCTGAAAATGAATCAGGCCAAACGACTGCTTGTTCAGACCCCGTTAACGTTAACTGAAGTAGCGCACTCGGTCGGTTACCCTGACCTGTTCTCCTTCTCCAAAGCATTCAAAAAGCAGGTCGGTCTTCCACCCAACCGCTATCGAACGGCCGAGAACAACAAAAACAAAAACTGA
- a CDS encoding MFS transporter, producing the protein MSKLEVLRNPKQRKLLFSAGMSWLFDAMEVGMISFIVAALAKEWSLSPGQVGVLTSINSIGMALGALLAGALADRFGRKAILMWTLLVFTIASGLSALATGFAVLCVLRLIAGIGLGGELPVASTLVSESMPTAERGRAVVLLESFWAGGWIVSALIANFVIPEYGWRIAFAIGAVPAFYALYLRRAIQDPPRYKNNTKIKKITFREKVATVWSAPHRRTTLMLWILWFTVIFSYYGMFLWLPSVVMAKGFTLVKSFQYVLIMTIAQLPGYFTAAYFIERFGRKFVLVVYLTLTAVSAIAFGLATTEATILTAGICLSFFNLGAWGGLYAYSPELYPTSVRSTGVGLATSVGRIGGVLAPLMVGMLVQREVAISLIFTIFFVTILIGAAAVLFLGRETKGLELAE; encoded by the coding sequence ATGAGCAAACTGGAAGTATTGCGGAATCCCAAGCAGCGCAAGCTGCTGTTCAGTGCTGGCATGAGCTGGCTGTTTGATGCCATGGAAGTCGGCATGATTTCCTTCATCGTGGCTGCACTCGCCAAGGAATGGAGTCTCAGTCCGGGACAAGTTGGGGTGCTTACGAGTATCAACTCCATCGGTATGGCGCTAGGTGCATTGCTTGCGGGGGCACTTGCGGACCGTTTCGGCCGAAAGGCCATTTTGATGTGGACTCTGCTGGTATTTACGATTGCTAGTGGCCTGTCAGCATTGGCGACCGGATTCGCCGTGTTGTGTGTACTGCGTCTGATTGCAGGTATTGGCCTCGGCGGGGAGCTGCCCGTTGCATCTACGTTGGTATCGGAGTCGATGCCTACGGCAGAACGTGGACGTGCAGTTGTACTGCTGGAGAGCTTCTGGGCAGGTGGCTGGATTGTATCAGCACTCATTGCCAACTTTGTTATCCCGGAATATGGCTGGAGAATTGCTTTTGCCATTGGTGCCGTTCCGGCGTTCTATGCGCTGTATCTGCGCCGTGCCATTCAGGACCCACCTCGTTACAAGAACAATACCAAGATTAAGAAAATCACGTTCCGAGAAAAGGTTGCGACGGTATGGTCAGCACCTCATCGCCGTACAACGTTGATGCTCTGGATCTTGTGGTTTACCGTCATTTTCTCTTATTATGGCATGTTCTTGTGGCTACCTTCGGTTGTTATGGCAAAAGGCTTTACACTGGTCAAAAGCTTTCAGTACGTGCTGATTATGACGATCGCACAGCTGCCAGGTTACTTCACGGCGGCGTACTTCATTGAGCGGTTTGGCCGCAAATTTGTACTTGTCGTTTATCTTACATTGACAGCAGTAAGTGCGATTGCTTTTGGACTGGCAACAACGGAAGCGACGATTCTGACCGCAGGGATCTGTCTTTCCTTCTTCAATCTGGGAGCTTGGGGCGGTCTGTACGCATATAGTCCGGAATTATACCCCACTTCTGTTCGTTCAACAGGTGTGGGTCTTGCCACATCGGTAGGCCGAATTGGGGGCGTGCTTGCTCCATTAATGGTGGGTATGTTGGTTCAGCGTGAGGTTGCAATCAGCCTGATTTTCACGATTTTCTTCGTGACCATTCTTATTGGGGCAGCGGCTGTGCTGTTCCTGGGCCGGGAAACCAAGGGTCTGGAATTGGCTGAATAA
- a CDS encoding LLM class flavin-dependent oxidoreductase, giving the protein MSEQEEMKFGWFLPTAGDGKYVGVAPEREPSLDYLVQVAQTAETAGFEFVLIPTGGACLDAWVVGSAVMSHTKTLRPLVAIRPGLVTPVLAARMGAALDQLSGGRAMINVVTGSSVRDLEELGDPLAHAHDERYERASEYMEVMKRSWTQSAGLNLTEFAGSGAQSNQEASEDKSEFNGKYYNFKGPVGMPETVQKPYPPFYLGGSSPIAKRVAVEHADTFLMWGEPHDWIQEQIEEIEVIREQIKEETGQDGQLRYGMRAQVLIRDTEEEAWAAAWEIISKVPPEAIEKAKAAFAETDATNQRRQNELRELSEKQQFVVGPNLWTGLSVVRSGGAILIVGTAEQVAERLMEYGDLGVTTFILSGYPHLEEAEIFGRTVMPIIREKWKTRQKEHSVTTN; this is encoded by the coding sequence ATGAGCGAACAGGAAGAAATGAAGTTTGGTTGGTTTTTGCCTACAGCAGGAGACGGAAAGTATGTAGGGGTTGCCCCGGAGCGGGAGCCGAGTCTGGATTATTTGGTTCAAGTGGCGCAGACAGCGGAGACGGCAGGTTTTGAATTTGTATTGATTCCGACAGGTGGAGCCTGTCTGGATGCGTGGGTTGTGGGTTCGGCTGTCATGAGTCACACGAAAACACTGCGTCCGCTTGTGGCCATTCGCCCAGGTCTGGTCACCCCTGTATTGGCGGCACGAATGGGAGCGGCACTGGATCAACTGTCTGGCGGTCGTGCCATGATCAATGTGGTGACAGGCAGCTCGGTTCGGGATTTGGAGGAACTGGGAGATCCATTGGCTCATGCCCATGATGAACGTTATGAACGGGCGAGCGAGTACATGGAAGTGATGAAGCGTTCATGGACACAATCGGCCGGGCTCAATCTGACCGAGTTTGCCGGAAGTGGTGCTCAGTCGAATCAGGAAGCATCCGAAGACAAATCGGAGTTTAATGGTAAGTATTACAATTTCAAAGGTCCGGTAGGCATGCCTGAAACGGTGCAAAAGCCGTATCCGCCGTTCTACCTGGGTGGAAGTTCACCGATTGCCAAACGGGTCGCTGTTGAACACGCAGATACATTCCTCATGTGGGGCGAGCCTCATGACTGGATTCAGGAGCAGATCGAAGAAATTGAAGTCATTCGCGAACAGATCAAAGAGGAAACCGGACAAGATGGCCAGTTGCGTTACGGCATGCGGGCACAAGTACTCATCCGGGATACGGAAGAAGAAGCATGGGCGGCGGCTTGGGAGATTATTAGCAAAGTCCCACCTGAAGCGATTGAAAAAGCCAAAGCAGCCTTCGCAGAGACGGATGCAACCAACCAACGCAGACAGAATGAGCTGCGGGAACTGTCCGAGAAACAGCAGTTCGTCGTAGGTCCCAATCTGTGGACAGGGTTATCCGTCGTACGTTCCGGCGGAGCGATCCTCATTGTGGGTACAGCGGAACAGGTTGCAGAACGATTGATGGAATATGGGGATCTGGGCGTGACCACATTTATTTTGTCCGGTTATCCACATCTGGAAGAAGCCGAAATTTTTGGCCGCACGGTTATGCCCATCATTCGTGAGAAGTGGAAAACAAGACAGAAGGAGCATTCAGTTACTACGAACTAA
- a CDS encoding ABC transporter substrate-binding protein — MRKKQKYILPLVSMLVLSILLSACGGGDNAASGGNDSSGSGKVTISFMHWRGEDVEALNKTIDAFEKENPNIHVEMQTLPSDQYQSTVQSKISDGSVGDVFASFPGAQFEAFTKAGLFTDLTGSSFLSAYNTKLIEAGQHDGKQYAIPYQLVYNDPIYNVKLFEKYGLTPPTDWEGFLALCQTLKDNGIIPIAFAGADIGPGQFMNTMVMNNAPSDDIFTKVEAGEAKLTDEFWVKTLTQIKELNDKGYFQQDALGTKDPAAGALFIQEKAAMLASGSYQLAQNKLQNPNLEQKLLAPITVSADQAKYEGVHTTTFMLAVNSKSKHPEEAKKFIEFLSSPEVAGEYANQTGQNVTVNDVKYDSPELQVAGDWASKKTVFQPRFTILNGDNQKAVTNSIQAVLSGTSPEEAAQQAQAIIDQHIGK; from the coding sequence ATGAGAAAAAAACAAAAATATATCCTGCCCCTTGTCAGCATGCTGGTGTTGTCCATCCTGCTGTCTGCCTGCGGCGGCGGGGATAACGCGGCATCAGGAGGGAACGACTCCTCCGGTTCGGGCAAAGTAACAATCAGCTTCATGCACTGGCGTGGAGAGGATGTGGAAGCACTGAACAAGACCATTGATGCGTTTGAAAAGGAAAATCCGAACATCCATGTGGAAATGCAGACGCTTCCTTCGGACCAATATCAATCCACTGTACAATCCAAAATCAGTGACGGTTCGGTCGGGGATGTATTTGCTTCCTTCCCTGGTGCACAGTTCGAAGCCTTCACCAAAGCCGGATTGTTCACCGATCTGACCGGATCGTCGTTTCTCTCGGCCTACAATACTAAGCTGATTGAAGCAGGCCAGCACGATGGCAAGCAATATGCAATTCCCTATCAACTCGTATATAACGATCCAATCTATAATGTGAAGCTGTTTGAAAAATACGGACTGACTCCTCCGACAGATTGGGAAGGCTTTCTGGCACTTTGCCAGACGCTGAAAGACAACGGCATCATTCCGATTGCATTTGCCGGAGCGGATATTGGTCCGGGCCAATTCATGAATACGATGGTGATGAACAATGCACCGAGTGACGACATTTTTACCAAAGTGGAAGCCGGAGAGGCCAAACTGACGGATGAGTTTTGGGTGAAAACATTGACTCAGATCAAGGAACTGAACGACAAAGGATACTTCCAACAGGATGCACTGGGAACGAAAGACCCGGCAGCGGGTGCACTCTTTATCCAGGAGAAAGCAGCCATGCTGGCGAGCGGATCGTATCAGTTGGCACAGAACAAACTGCAAAATCCGAATCTGGAGCAGAAGCTGCTTGCACCGATTACCGTAAGTGCAGATCAAGCGAAGTATGAAGGTGTTCATACCACGACATTCATGCTCGCGGTGAACAGCAAGTCCAAACACCCGGAAGAAGCAAAGAAGTTCATCGAATTCCTGAGCAGTCCGGAAGTGGCTGGCGAATATGCCAACCAGACGGGACAGAATGTAACGGTGAATGATGTGAAGTACGATTCACCTGAGCTTCAGGTTGCCGGAGATTGGGCAAGCAAAAAAACCGTGTTCCAGCCACGGTTCACTATCCTGAACGGAGATAACCAGAAAGCAGTGACGAACTCCATTCAGGCTGTACTGAGCGGCACTTCTCCTGAAGAGGCAGCGCAGCAGGCACAGGCGATCATTGATCAGCATATCGGGAAATAA
- a CDS encoding sugar ABC transporter permease has product MKNRIQLSLFLLPGLLLYVALFVFPTLTGLFYSFTDWDGVSPSYAFVGLDNYKDSLSSIVFRKAFGNNVEFMLTVVIAQTFISLVLALLLVRNTKTRIALRALYFLPAILSSVSVGLIWAFMYDPSIGLINYGLKEAGMGSMAHNWIGDPKIAIYSIAAVQVWAHAGQMMIVFIAGLQGIPAELYEAARMDGGSKWQVFRTVTWPLLAPSATIVVAYTTIQSFKAFDLIFTMTDGGPNYATEILTTYIYHTAFGSYSFGLASAGSMIFLVLLALLTLLQFKALRADRVSY; this is encoded by the coding sequence ATGAAGAACCGTATTCAGCTATCCCTGTTTTTGTTACCCGGGTTGCTGCTGTACGTTGCACTGTTCGTATTTCCTACATTGACGGGGCTGTTCTACTCCTTTACGGATTGGGACGGGGTATCCCCGTCGTATGCATTTGTAGGGCTGGATAATTACAAGGACAGTCTCAGCAGCATCGTGTTTCGCAAAGCTTTTGGCAACAACGTGGAGTTCATGTTAACGGTTGTCATTGCGCAAACCTTTATTTCACTTGTTCTGGCGCTGCTTCTGGTACGTAACACAAAGACACGCATCGCGCTCCGGGCGCTCTATTTTCTGCCTGCGATTCTGTCCTCCGTATCGGTGGGTTTGATCTGGGCTTTTATGTACGATCCTTCGATCGGACTGATTAACTATGGATTGAAAGAGGCAGGTATGGGGAGCATGGCCCACAACTGGATTGGTGATCCGAAGATCGCCATCTACTCCATTGCCGCGGTACAGGTCTGGGCACATGCCGGACAGATGATGATCGTGTTTATCGCAGGTCTGCAAGGCATTCCGGCGGAGCTGTATGAAGCAGCACGTATGGATGGCGGCAGCAAATGGCAGGTATTCCGTACCGTGACCTGGCCGCTGCTTGCACCTTCGGCAACGATTGTCGTGGCCTATACCACGATTCAATCGTTCAAAGCTTTTGATCTCATTTTCACGATGACGGACGGAGGCCCGAACTATGCTACTGAAATTTTGACCACATATATCTATCATACCGCCTTTGGCAGCTACTCATTTGGCCTCGCTTCTGCGGGTTCGATGATCTTCCTGGTTCTGCTCGCTTTGCTGACGTTATTGCAGTTCAAGGCGCTGCGTGCCGACCGGGTAAGCTATTAA
- a CDS encoding carbohydrate ABC transporter permease has product MVLKWFNRLILLVYALLIIVPLYFVFVSSFKTSSNFFISPFSWPDPFTWDNLTGMFRNQPMWQYFGNSLVVTLGTVAIELLLSSMIAYAIVRWGGSVGKIVFALFVAGLIVPSQVSMLPIYSLTRTLGWSDSLTGLIVVSAAMLMPVSVFMLTGFMRMLNAEILEAGSMDGANEWRLYTRIALPLAAPSLAATATFLLVMVWNDLLIPMLMLSSKSKLTLPLALMQFRGEYVTNYPMMLTGVLVTAIPMIVLFILLQRYFVAGLTAGSLKG; this is encoded by the coding sequence ATGGTTTTAAAATGGTTCAATCGACTGATCCTATTGGTGTACGCCCTATTGATTATCGTGCCGCTGTACTTTGTATTTGTATCTTCGTTCAAAACAAGCAGCAACTTCTTCATCAGTCCATTTAGCTGGCCGGACCCGTTTACGTGGGATAATCTCACGGGCATGTTCCGCAACCAGCCGATGTGGCAGTATTTCGGGAACAGTCTGGTCGTCACGCTGGGCACGGTTGCGATTGAGCTGCTGCTTAGCAGCATGATTGCTTATGCCATTGTTCGCTGGGGCGGCAGTGTGGGCAAAATCGTGTTTGCCTTGTTTGTGGCAGGTCTGATCGTTCCTTCCCAAGTAAGCATGCTGCCGATCTATTCCCTCACGCGTACGCTCGGGTGGTCGGACAGTCTGACAGGACTCATTGTAGTATCAGCCGCCATGTTGATGCCGGTCTCCGTATTTATGCTGACAGGCTTCATGCGTATGCTCAATGCGGAAATTCTGGAAGCGGGCAGTATGGATGGCGCGAATGAGTGGAGACTCTACACGCGGATTGCTTTGCCACTCGCCGCACCTTCTTTGGCAGCTACAGCGACGTTCCTGCTCGTGATGGTGTGGAATGATTTGCTCATTCCGATGCTAATGCTCAGCAGTAAGTCCAAGCTGACGTTACCACTCGCACTCATGCAGTTCCGCGGAGAATACGTGACAAACTATCCGATGATGCTCACCGGTGTGCTGGTAACGGCTATTCCGATGATCGTGCTGTTCATTCTGCTTCAGCGTTATTTTGTTGCAGGTCTGACAGCGGGTTCACTCAAGGGGTAA